Proteins co-encoded in one Phalacrocorax carbo chromosome 5, bPhaCar2.1, whole genome shotgun sequence genomic window:
- the RTN4RL2 gene encoding reticulon-4 receptor-like 2, translating into MRPPTARDLPPGGRLAALLLAALAWVPGGAPACPALCTCYVSPPTVSCQANNFSSVPAGLPPGARRLFLQNNVIRALRAGTFGPSTVTLWLYSNNISSIQPGTFRHLPALEELDLGDNPHLRVLAPDTFHGLRRLQALHLYRCQLASLPSAIFRGLHSLQYLYLQENGLLYLQDDLFADLANLSHLFLHGNRVRALSEGVFRGLPSLDRLLLHANRLVTIHRHAFQGLAHLTILYLFNNSLVALPGDPLAALPALQFLRLNANPWACDCRARPLWAWFRRTRVSSSPVPCASPPHRRGTDLRHLRPRDFDACPEDEEEEEEDGGIGGVAVMGTPGRALGRPGTLPAAPPSAFYRDGLPPHDLRGPQPRPPPPSRDSRGPPGDARCPGAPCAPTAAATPRQPHVILPLLGLLLPRL; encoded by the exons aTGCGGCCCCCCACGGCTCGGGACCTGCCCCCAG GCGGGCGCCTGGCGGCCTTGCTGCTGGCGGCACTGGCGTGGGTGCCCGGCGGGGCGCCCGCCTGCCCCGCGCTCTGCACCTGCTACGTCTCGCCGCCCACCGTCAGCTGCCAGGCCAACAACTTCTCCTCGGTGCCCGCGGGGCTCCCGCCTGGCGCCCGCCGCCTCTTCCTGCAGAACAACGTCATCAGGGCGCTGCGGGCGGGCACCTTCGGGCCCAGCACTGTCACCCTCTGGCTCTACTCCAACAACATCTCCTCCATCCAGCCGGGCACCTTCCGCCACCTGCCCGCCCTGGAGGAGCTCGACCTGGGTGACAACCCCCACCTCCGCGTCCTGGCCCCCGACACCTTCCACGGTCTCCGGCGCCTCCAGGCCCTGCACCTCTATCGGTGCCAGCTGGCCAGCCTGCCCAGCGCCATCTTCCGCGGCCTCCACAGCCTCCAGTACCTCTACCTGCAGGAGAACGGGCTGCTCTACCTCCAG GACGACCTCTTTGCCGACCTGGCCAACCTGAGCCACCTCTTCCTACATGGGAACCGGGTGCGGGCGCTATCGGAGGGTGTTTTCCGAGGGTTGCCCAGCCTGGACCGCCTGCTGCTGCACGCCAACCGCCTGGTCACCATCCACCGCCACGCCTTCCAGGGCCTGGCTCACCTCACCATCCTCTACCTGTTCAACAACAGCCTGGTGGCGCTGCCCGGGGACCCACTggccgccctgcccgccctccAGTTCCTGCGCCTCAACGCCAACCCCTGGGCCTGCGACTGCCGCGCTCGCCCGCTCTGGGCTTGGTTCCGGCGCACCCGCGTCTCCAGCTCCCCCGTCCCCTGCGCCAGCCCCCCGCACCGCCGGGGCACCGACCTGCGCCACCTCCGCCCCCGCGACTTCGATGCCTGCCCtgaggacgaggaggaggaggaggaagatggtgGCATCGGTGGGGTGGCGGTGATGGGCACCCCTGGGCGGGCGCTGGGTCGCCCTGGTACCCTCCCGGCTGCGCCACCCTCTGCCTTCTACCGTGACGGCCTGCCCCCCCATGACCTGCGGGGACCCCAGCCCCGGCCACCCCCACCTTCCCGTGACTCCCGTGGCCCCCCCGGGGATGCCCGCTGCCCCGGGGCACCCTGTGCCCCCACGGCCGCCGCcaccccccgccagccccacgTCATCCTGCCTCTCCTGGGTCTGCTCCTGCCCCGGCTCTGA